The Tachysurus vachellii isolate PV-2020 chromosome 19, HZAU_Pvac_v1, whole genome shotgun sequence genome segment TTTGAGTTGTATAGTCAGGCATAGGATGGTGGAGAATATTTGCTGGCTATACATCTCAAATGGTGCTTTTGCCATCATGCCAGAACTCTTTCGACACGCAGTCCAGGCAGGGAGAACTTGCAGGTTATTTATAAAAGGGAAATGTTTTGAAGCAGTGTTGACATGCAAGATCTCTGCCAAGCCATCTGTAGAGCAAACACTGGCAACCTGCTGGTTAGATTGGCAAAGACTGAGCAGGTTAGCTTGTATGACTACCAAGACTAGCCATTGGAGCAAGCTGAGGGAGGAGTAGGAAGACCTTCACCGTCAGAAGAATCAGGGAGCGTTTGAGTACAGGTCGTCACTGAAAGACTAGGAGAGAGCGACAGAATGGCTTTATTGCCACCAGTAGGTAAGAACAGACTTCTCCATTACCACAGGACACAActcattttattcattgtaGATGCAGTACAGTATTCTGAACTTTGCATTCAGTGTcctaatttaaaacaaaacaggaaagtAACTACAGAGAGAAGAATGAGCTGGAACAAATGTACATTGCTAAACAGTGTAACTCGAGTCTGTCCCTTCAGATTAATGCATGCAGTGGTCTTGTCTATGTATTGACTGGCAATTTTGTTTTCTGCCTTCTAGGAATTTGATGTGAAGATTTTATAATCCCGAATGAATGCTTTTTGCCTGTTTTCTTCAGGCACCCCAAAGGTAATTATTGTTTCCTCCATTGTGATTGACATTTAGTTAATTTCttgctaacattttttttaatttttcttctttttttttaggacCAAAGCGATGATGTGGGGAATGAACTCTTAACTagattttatatgtaaataaagattttttttaaagtgataaAATGCGCGATTCCTATGTTAATGCTTTATTATATACATAGCATCATGAGCattgcactttattttttgctaAGGAACATAGCCAGCATGCTGAGTGGTCTTTGGCTGTGGCAGTGAGGATCATTTTGGGTTTGCTACATCAAGgatgcacatttaaaaaaaaaaaattattattatttttttttttaaaaaccatgGTAAGACCCTAATTTATTCCCCATCCAATGAATTGTTTCGTTGCAGAAGGTAAAGGTTACCATCATTACTTTGTTGGAGCGAATAGTCCTCCAGAGAAAATGGGTGTCCTTCCTCATCCCGTAACTGGGAGAATAATTTAGCGTAAAGCTCGGAGAGACGGCACTTCAGCATGGTGAGATTTTGTTGGAACTCTAGCCTCTCTCGTGCTAGATGTTCCCTGCGGGCCCTTAGCTGACCAAGCTCATGTTCCAAGTGCACAATGTTTTCCAGCTTCCTCTTGCGGCAGTTCTGCGCTGCAACTTTATTCTTGCCGCGACGGCGGATGTCACGCACGAGTGTGAGCTGGGCATCGTTTAGTGCATGTCTGCTTAGTAGCTCATTGAAGTCATCTACAGGCAGATTGACTATCTTTTCAAGAGGAAAAGGGATTTGGAGAGCAACTGCTCTCCGCTCGTCCCTGGTGAGGGGGCTAGAGACGCCAGCCtcttttgttttggggtttggCGAGTCAAAAGAGACTGCTCTCGGTGTGCTTGCATGGTATACAAGGGGCTCGTGAAGAGTTGCAGGAAAAAGCTGCTGTTTCATGGATGGTGCATGCTGATGCAAATGAGGCACATGCTGCTGGGCATGTTGTGGGTTTGGGGCAACTGGTAAGTAGGAATGTCCAGAATAGGACCCAAACGCTTGTGAATAATCCATAGGGGTGTTCAtgtttggtctcatctgacacGGGTCCTCGATGCCGTCTGTGTCACCTTCGGTATAGCCGTCTCGGGGTAAATATGTAATCGCCCCGTGGACTTCGTTCTCAGGTGAGGCGAGCGGTGGGCTTGAACCTAAAGAAAGCCCGGAGTCTGATTCGAGATCGTCTGGGTTTCCGTTGCAGTGTTTCCTTTGTCCCTGATTGGTGTTTGTCATGTTCATGGGATCCATTAGGCTCATTAGTGGGGGTTGAAGAGGTGGTGCGTTTGGTGGTAGCCTGGTAACCTGGCACCCTCCGTGTCCATAGTGCATCTCCACATTTGGGTTCAAGCGTTGGTACGGGGATATTGCATCAGCGTACCCAGCTTCAAATGCAGCAGCAGGGCTTGTCTGACAGGTGGGTGGATTGGGTTCTACCAGGTTCATCCCACAGCTCCCATAATGCACCACTGGCTCCATGGAGTGATATGGACCAGCCTCAAATGGATTTTCATTTGGGACCTCAAATTCCTACAACACAATGTGGAAACACACATATAATAATTAGTCATTAAACCTTAGTTTCACCCAATTAGCTTTATTCTCCTGGTCATGTCTTGTATCAAAATCATTCTTTCAGCTTTTCGTTATAGAATAGACAGAGAACAACTTAGACCGAAGAGGCCTTTTCAGAAGTCGCCTACAGGTTACAGATCACATCAGCCCACCTGCACGAACGTGCCACCCGTAGCTTATGCAGGGCTCGCTTAGGTCTGCTCAGGTTTCAGATAGAAACAGATGGCCATTGTGCTGCACAGGGGGCTGCTGGCAACCTACTGCACTCACCCTCGTTCTATCTGTCTTTATCCTTGCGTCACTCAATTGGCCTATTGTTGCACATCTTAACGGAATCGTTGCATTTAGGAGGAATTCAGCTTTAGCTAAATGTTACAGGGCTTGATTTttcattaagatttttttaatgggaTTAAGAAGTGTTTATCACGAATTGGTACAGAATGgtcactttttttaatcaatctggACAGTCCCTGGTCATTTCTTTTTAGTTTGACCTTTCTCTCAAAACCAGTAAATGAATCCCAAACAGAAATTTAATGCCTCAGACTGACCTGCAGTTCTGTGATTGCCATTAGTTCCTGCCAGGTCCAGTCCATCTCTGATTGCTGAGGAGAATAATTGGCCCAGACCCTGGCACTTGCACTGAATCTGTGAGTGCTAGACATCGACACTCCCCCATGAAGTCTGTTAGAGTTAACTGGTCCCtacaacagcaaaaataaaataaaaactatcaTTTAAACTTCATCACAGCAAGGGTCTTAACATGATCTGTTTCATCCTTTACATAAAACAGTGAACATGATAAGCATGATCATTTTAAGGATTGATTAAAAGGACTCACCTCACACCTGAAACTAAAGGGAAGAGCGTTGTTTATGGTTGAACACATTCAGGTAAGGCCCTAGCTGCTCTGTCGTCCTCTGGGAAAATATAACCAGCATGTTACGGGTCAGTTGTGTGCcaagcaataaaaacacaaaagatttGAAACTTGTCGATAAATTACTGTTTTCATTTTTGgtataaatgtatgtacagtgtgtattaaaatattgttcAAATGGATTAATCAAATACCCAGAATCAGTTCATTTCATTgtttatcaatttttttttcttcttaagagtaaatattaagaaatatttGCCCAATCTTGGTTGTGTTTACAGGCTCGTAATTCGGAAGCCAGCTTGGCATTTTTCGACAATATTAGCTAGAAAACTgggaaatataatgtaaataataatattcataaatcaatgtattatataatatatattaaatatagtaattcatataatataagggatatactatacactattaCAGTAAAAGGAACTCCTTTGGATGCTGAATTTTTTCCAAGCAAACTGGGTAAGACTTTTGACAGTAGAATGTTGTTTGTTAGTTGCAGGATATTATATAGTGTGACGTGATAgattaatggttaaggtgttggaatattggttggaaggttgtgagtttgaatcccaaatCTACCAAGTTGCCACAACTGGGACcatgagcaaggctcttaacactcagttgtataaaaatacaccaaatgccatatttatttatatatacatatatatatatatatatatatatatatatatatatatatataaacacgcacacacacatagtgcatAATTATTTCAGTGAAGTtcttaaacagaacaaaatatttgaatgaatGCATGTTGCAATTATAAGAACCTACTTGACGTTTATAATATTTCCACGACTGATAAACCTTGTGGAAGAAATTATTCGAGTTGTAGATAAACCCTTTTTTCCTAGTGGTCTACATGATTACATGCTGCCATTAAACCATTTTATGACAATTTTACACTGTGCTGTGAAATAGTAACAGATTTTATACCCACTGTTTCTAACATTGGtgagcatttatttaaaaaaaattaaattaaaaatttaaaattaaaaatgattttttttgtatgtatatacattgcTCATTCTTTGTGTATTGGATAATATATATgtagaatattaaaaatgaatgcttAAGTCTTAAGGTATGTGCAGTTAGTGTGCTTTTTAATACTGTGTTTAGCTTCATCATTAAGTTTCAGAAGTTTTGCAGTGAGAATTCAGAGAATTTATTGAATTAGAGaagttcttatttttattttctgattatttgtaacaatttgaataaaaatgcatttgtctGAGACGTTTCTACTGAGAAAGACAGGATACTAATAcgatattttgtttattttacatcagaAAAAATCGAATGCAAGTCTAAGTCAAAGATAGGAAATTTAATTTCAGCTCCAAAACTGGATTTATCAGTGGTTCTTCCCACATTCTCTAAATGTGAAAGCGTGCAGAGTTCCGTTGCGTTGTATGCAGCCTATCAGCTGAGCTTTTTGTGGAGTAATGTCAAAACCTGATAAGACAATCTTTTGGGAACCAGGCTGATGTACAGAAACGCTAACATGGGGCCTAACCGCAGAGTTAcaggaaaattatttaaaagcaCGTTGATgggaaatttaaatattatatctaAGCTTCTAGAAcatctttgaattttttttcttttaagtcgAACATCAGGTCAGAATTTACACAGTAACGTTATAAAATGAGAAGTGGCAAAAGCGCACTAAGTGTAAAACTGTTGAGGGACATCCGATGGTGTTATATCAAAATGCAAGAaagatcttttctttttattcgtTATGTTCAGTATAGTAAAACTGAAAGTGTTACATCCTGCAGATGTACATTTAGCAGCTTGTCTGTAGCATTTCCTTTGACTGGTTCGCCAATGTTTTAGAATACATCTGTCACAGAGTAGCCCTGTTTCAACATCAGGTGTGATATCctgatctctctcacacacacacacacacacacacacacacactagaattAGTACTCATACTGATCTCTACAAACTGCTAATAAACTTCGAAATGTCTCATCAGACGAAAGTATACATTATAAGTCATGATCTCATTCATGTTCTCAAAAGATCATCTCTAACGTTTTGAACTTTGATCGACGTCTCCGTTCCAAATATTCTCCAGCATAGTCCTTGGCATAAACTTTGTTAATATTGCATTCAAACATCCCATAATTCCACTTTGTCCAAAACTTACTGTTTAGTATTGTTTGTAAAGTGTGACATAAAACCAAGACTAGTTCCAGAATGATGTCCCTCTATTaatcaactaaaaaaaatctccacagataaaataaatgtacagcaTAAGTACAGATTAAGAAGATGAACATGGCTGTTTGCAGGGAAATTTAAAGCAGTAAGTCTTGACATAACACACGCTGGTTAAAAAGTGTCTTTGCTTTAAAGAATTCATTAAAACCTATACATCACTACAGAATATGGCCTCTGTATGCACATCATTTAAAACTGGAGTGAAGAGGTAACATACCTTAGTAGCATTTCTTTGGATCCATGAGTTCAGGTAAAATATCTCGAGCTATCATATTATCCTGCAAGCCAAAAAGTTGAACCTGGAGTTCAGCTGAAGTTCAGAGCTTCACAAATCAGTCATTAATTGTTTGGTATTCATTTTTAACTGATAGCTCTGAAGTATATGTGAGGgacctctgtctttctgtctctgtctgtctgtctgtctatctatctctctctttctctctctctctctctctctctctctctgtttcactctcactctctttctctctcttctgctttGGCTGTTACTTGCATAAATGGGATGGGTCTGTGGGTGATGTAAGCAGCTTTCCTGTAAAGCTCCCACACAGTTTTGCCCTCTTCGTGTCCTTAGTGCAACTCTAACACTTTGACCTCCTAAATTTATGTTTCCCACAAAACAACCACAAACAGTTATGTCATGAATGTAAGAGCCCGTCGCTAGCCACCCTGCATCCCAACATCCCCCATTCCCGTTTGCCTATCCAAAATAAAGACTCTGGGGTATCTAATGCCTTATGATGGTGATTAATTGACACGTGATGACACCAAGTATTTAGCTATATCGCACGTGCttagaggtgaggtgaggggagagggagggggatcAAAAATGAAGCTTACCTAAAGATATGCTGTGAAGAAAAGCCACCAAGCCACCAAGTGGGGATGTGGTTAAGGAACAGAATACACATGCTGAAGCACCTGGAACTAAATCTGGCGCTGCTTCGAGGATCTGTGTGAAGAAGGAGTAAGATGGAGTGGAGGCAAGGAGGAAGAAGGAGGGGATGGGGGGTAGATGGTGAGGGGAGGGCTAGCTTTCTGACTTGCTTTAGTACAGATGGAATGTACACCTCTGACAGGTAAGAAAGGCCACATTGTTCCTATATCTGGCAGCCACGAAGGGAGAGAAAGTGGAGGTGGAGGGACCGAGAGCATGTCTTTACATAGCTGGTGACCGTCTGAGTCCTTGGCCTCTTCTTGCAGTGCCAAGTTCGCAAGCTTGAACTAATTgtgctgctaaaaaaaaaaaaaaatcacagctcgGTAGATTAGGATGCGATCTGAGATTTGAGATTTGTGATCGTTCTTCTGAAAGGCTAAATTTCATTTGACCAATGCTACTGAGCCACTTGCCTTATCGTGTTACAGACCTCTCAATAACACTGTGGACAGAGACAGCTGTATTACACCACTTAAGAGCATTCAGGTGTGCTGCCATCCGCAATCATTAGCTACACACAAAGGTGTCTGTTTATGCCAAAGACTGCTCATGTAGCTGAAGTGGAACTTAAATAGGGTAAAAAAGGCAGCAGCCAATTGGTTTGTTACTTCATCTAACACTGCCATTAGAGACTGCTAAGCTCTGAACAGGCACTCTGTCCAGGTTCACAGTGGGTCCatcttattaatattaatatcattaagacttttcaggaaaaaaattcaggaagtaataaaaaacaaatctcaTAATAAGTCTTTGAAAGATTGCCATCAGTGTAACAGCTAAATCTACACTCAGGGGTTTTTAGTACTTCATTATGGAAGCTCTGAGACTGTACAGtatgaaatgttaaaaagaaGAACTATaggagtttttttaataatttaaaatgttaaaaacagtCAGTACGTGACCTTAAACTGAAACTGACAGCTTAACGGAGCTTAACTCACTTTAACTTCAGTGTTTCATTTTGAATCCTGAGTGCTGCAGAAGCAGAAGAGTTTGTTGGCTAATTACTCATGGGTCTTGTATAAGACGTGTCACgaagtgagaaataaaacacgtCAGGTTGTGCTTTTACACAGCTTCAGGTTTGGGGGTACGGTGTCTGCCtacactttgtgtatgtgtatttatgtgtgtgtctggagtttgTGTCTTCTCCCAAttcatcgggggtttcctctgggtgctccggtttcctcccccagtcaaAAGACGTACACTGTAGGCTGAAGGCATCTTTAAAttctgtgtgggtgtgcgaTTGTGACCTGCAATGGGTTGAAACACCATCCAGGGTGTCATACGTTTTATTCAGTTATAGCTCCATTTAACGTTCTGGAACATAGCTGCTTAGCGGTATATGAGTAACCAAACTGAATGTCagtaaaatcttttaaaacactgcagtaactataaataaacactgtatatgGAGTAAGACACTACTAAATGGAATAAACCAGTGAAAATAATTACGTATATAGTCTAAACTTTCACCTGTCATGCTACTGTGTAGAGAAATGCACTTCAGAAAGATCTGTAGTAGCACCGGGTCTTTAATAGGAGGTGAATACAAAAATACTTCAAAGGAAATGTCTTTAATTTActtaaaattactttttttaagtttgtctatgaaatctaatctaaaaaaagtttagattttatcaataatatataaagaGCTGGCTAGCTAGCATAGCTAAATTCTGTGCAGGTTCATTAGCTTGCTAAGTTCGATAGCTAGCTAGATCTtgtaatttttagtttttaaccaCAGAGGCCCCTTACACATTATACTAATTGTTACCTAAGTGTTAATACTTTGCTCTAAACAACACTCTTATTTTTAATACACAGCTTTCCTGCTGTAACATATCAAAATATCTAGCTATCTCATCTAGCTCACTCAGCTAGATAATAGCTAGTAAATGTTTGATGTTGAGCTGGTAAATGCTGATATCTCCACAGGTTTTTGATGATTTACAGCCTGTTTCTTGTGAAGCATTTAAAACTAAAGGCAGATGGTTAAAAAGACCATGGCTGCTCCTCTGTCTTCTTTCTCTCAGACATTGCTGCTGTATTTTGGCACCTAAAGATTAGACTTTCCTCAGGAAATGGCTCGATTTGTGAATGGGGAAATtgaattcatttcaaatttgtacatattgtacaaaagtAACACAATAACATTGAACATTGTACTCAGGCATTTTTCACCATGTTTATTAGGCAATATCAAGTtacaagagtaaaaaaaaaaaataacaataataataatacaaggACAAACTGTAGGTTTCAGTGTTTGCAAATAAATTCTCCAGTATTTTGGAAAATGAGGTTTCTAAAATGCGTAAGCTTTGAGAAGTGGTGGGAGTGTATAAATTTCATTGCATAAATCTGAGACCCGAAATAACTTTTACAAATCTCTTATTGTGGCCTTAGAGCACCGCAGTGATGGATGTAGGTGGCTGACATCGTTCACAGGAGTGCGTGCCTGCCAGTAATCAGAGAGATGGGACTTCCCGAGGCCCGATTCCTAGCACCCACCCACCCTATTCACccacctacaaacacacataaagcCAGCTCGCTATTACAGCGGCCGCAGTGGTTTGGGATTCAGCTCATTCCAAGCTAAACACCCACTCCAGCTTACTTTAGGTCACGGGGTATCCTGcctctggcttttttttttccactcatctaTATTATTCTACATTTTAACTCATGTATTGTACcatatgtatgtttatattctccacaaaaatggccatcTCCTGCTGCACCCCTGTGGCTTCATTTATCCTTCATTGCTCGACCCAGTGCTGACCACGGGAATTCACACACCCTCGCAGTGACCCCGCCAAACTATTCCTCATCGCTCCGTGCAAATCGTATTAACAATCCCACATTTTTATGTATGTTGTGTAATGGTGTTGTGTGCACCTAAATACGTGTGGCCTGAGAGAGAATTTCACAAATAGATGTGATCGAACGTGCTGCTTTTTCGAATGCATGGAAAAAAAACGTCTATGCTAATTACAATGAGAGCATTTGTTTCCTTGGTTTGTGGTCATGTTGGGAAAGTTCATCTTAGCCTTCTGCTgggaaaaatggaaaatatgtgcatgtgtgttcaagtttatttcatttatttcctagGCAATAATAATTCAGAGTGTAAGATAATCTGTGTAATACGAAGACGTTTCCACTGACATACAATATCACATATTTCTTGGCTtgcctttttttaatccttaCTGTACTTTTTTCTCATGGAAAAGCATGCAGGAGTTGTGCGTATGTTGTGTGTTTCCAGTGATTCTATAACTACGTACAGTTTAGGTTTTCATCTTGAGTTAAAtctgaaaagaataaaatcctTAATTTTGAGGAAAGTAAGAAAGGAAAAGTACACAAAAGGAGCAGCTCCTTttgaactgtgttttttttttggtcaaaccTTTGTTCAGGTGAGGTTGCCATGTTTCACCAAAATATCCGTCCCAACTACAAAGTATCTGTGAATTGCTTCTCCTCACAGGTTTTAATCGTCTTTCACAGACATTTTTTCGAAAACAATTTCACTTATTTCACAATTTCACATTCCACTTAATCCCTCTATCCCTTTCTCAATCCttacaatatattttagattaaagtttttttttttacctcaagaACTCTTTCACATTGTATACATTTAATGAGTTGCCTTTATATGCAAATATGTATTAGAATAAATTCTGATTATTTCCTATAAAAATAGATTGTGGTTTGTATCTTTAAACAAACCCTGTAAATAATCACACTGGCCTGGTCGATTAAAATGAAAGCATGATTCCTTTCCCAGTGGGCTTTTCCTAGTGCAATTcctattatttactattatagGTGCCACATGATTGCCCTAGAACATCTTGAAAGACGAACAAATCAATACtgtatcttaaaaaaataacaagaattTGTAAAATCGTTATTTTCTAACTTCGATTAGTGAACTGACAATGTGGATATTACTTTGAGGTAGTTCTTTTAATGCTTTAATCATATGGCTGAAAATAAGACAGTTTGAATTTGTTGTGCTTTGGTTCATAGTGGTGCTTCATGGACAGATAAGACATACGCAACTCGCTGTTTTTGAAGGGTCGAATGCCGCTAGCTTCTGGAACGATGAGCTGTGTTCATCTAAATTTTCAGAAACGTATGTGAATGTGTAAGACATTACAGAGGATCTTCTACAGCAGCTGGTCGTTGTTTTGGACTGTGGTCCACCAGCTGAAGAGGCCTTTTCTTTTGAAATGTAAAAGGTTACCAAAGATACTTCAGTACAGTAATTTTACTGTGTTAATTGACACCTTTGGGTTTGCGTacgtgttgtgtggtgttgtgtacaTCGTTGTGCAACAGCAATGCATGCTGGGATGGATGGAGTGGTCGAGTGACAGTACGGGCAGCTCTTCTCTCCCCCTTCTCAAGACAGAAACCACAGCAGTTAGCTTGAGCTTCTAGTAAAGGTCTTATCAGTGCTCTGCAGTGTTTCCGCCAGCCAACATCCCCCTTTCCTCTGTCTTCTCTGCTTTTactgctaaacacacacacaagtgcccTCACCTTCATAACTTAGTCACCATAGTATGAAGAAGTCTCACTGGACACACACTTGTCTGCACGAAGAgataaaatatgacatttcGAAAGATCTTCGACTATCACTTCATTTTATCTTCATTCCTATTGAGACATCGCTACTGTATGCAATACATCTGTGGGTACAGGTTCCTCCTTTGGCTCAGAAGCTTCAGTAGGTTGTACAGTGAGAACCATTCTTATGAAAATGTAGTTCTCTTAACTGCAGCTTTCTTAGAATCCCAACGATGAGTTTGCGAGTGAAGCAAGAGCAATGAAATGTGTTTCATACAAAATAATCATCGTTAAAGAAAGAATCGAATGTTTATAATGCGGCGGGATAGTTTGTTAAAAAGATATCCATAACCATATCAGATAAACAATGCAGTTTACAGTAATGGAAACGTCACATGAAATgaatagattatttttttttatcagagaaACATTTACTTGGtttaatcaaaaacaaatacacttgtattttatttatttatttatattttgttctttttttttattttaagcaatTAGAATATCTTTCAACTATTACACAGGCCAGAGAAATACAAAACCGGGACTAtgatgtgtgtacacacacaattaaactaaaaaatcaaaaaggtcatacataaataaaaaatataattaaatcaatTCCAAATGAttccaaaaaaaatcatttcattagtCGTATTAATACTTAATTTATACATAAAATGTCATCCTGTGCTGTATTTTGCTCTCACTGTTTTCTTCATATTAGTCATGTCATAATCATGTCATCAAGATTTTAGTCATCAGTCATTAAATGTCATCGCATCGCCAGACTCTTATACCGACAGCAACCTGCAGCCGACCATGTCTTAAAGAAACGTGGAGTCCTTCGTTATTTGTTTCTAAATTAAAAGGTGAACATACGAAATGCCTTGGAAAgatttttttagaaagaaacaTTAACAAATAACGTAATAACAATAAGACCTCAATAACAAAAATACTTTAAGTAACAATATGACTTCAAACTGAAACTGTCAGCGTGCCCTTTACCTCGCTGTCATTGTTTCAGTTTGAATCTGTTGTGCTCTAGAAACAGAAATGTGTCACTGAATAATTACTCAAGAACATCTTATAGGTCATGCCACAAAGCGATAACGAACATGATATACCTCAGAGTTGGAAAGTTCTGGAAgctgattgg includes the following:
- the nfe2 gene encoding transcription factor NF-E2 45 kDa subunit; translated protein: MCSTINNALPFSFRCEGPVNSNRLHGGVSMSSTHRFSASARVWANYSPQQSEMDWTWQELMAITELQEFEVPNENPFEAGPYHSMEPVVHYGSCGMNLVEPNPPTCQTSPAAAFEAGYADAISPYQRLNPNVEMHYGHGGCQVTRLPPNAPPLQPPLMSLMDPMNMTNTNQGQRKHCNGNPDDLESDSGLSLGSSPPLASPENEVHGAITYLPRDGYTEGDTDGIEDPCQMRPNMNTPMDYSQAFGSYSGHSYLPVAPNPQHAQQHVPHLHQHAPSMKQQLFPATLHEPLVYHASTPRAVSFDSPNPKTKEAGVSSPLTRDERRAVALQIPFPLEKIVNLPVDDFNELLSRHALNDAQLTLVRDIRRRGKNKVAAQNCRKRKLENIVHLEHELGQLRARREHLARERLEFQQNLTMLKCRLSELYAKLFSQLRDEEGHPFSLEDYSLQQSNDGNLYLLQRNNSLDGE